Proteins from a single region of Flavobacterium sp. K5-23:
- a CDS encoding AraC family transcriptional regulator, translated as MGSQEIIKIEDDFTLIRFLNDGTEVFHAQREVSSGLIQFHFGLKGSAKFIFNQGNYALELKEEKSLLLYNPQKELPLNLELAPNSWVISVIISIKKFHALFSTEADYITFLSGENKDKKYYNEGNVSPSMAIVLSQLFHYSLHPSIKNLYYKGKGYELLSLYFNRTEDPNAEQCPFLTDEDNVLKIRKAKEIIIANMVEPPGLQELADQVGLNLKKLKMGFKQIYGDTVYGFLFDYKMDFARKLLDSGSYNVNEVGLKIGYSTGSHFIAAFKKKFATTPKKYLMSINPTT; from the coding sequence ATGGGTTCTCAAGAAATTATAAAAATTGAAGATGATTTTACATTAATACGTTTTCTAAATGACGGCACTGAGGTATTTCATGCACAGCGTGAAGTAAGCAGCGGACTGATTCAGTTTCACTTTGGACTGAAAGGAAGTGCTAAATTTATTTTCAATCAAGGGAATTACGCATTGGAACTTAAAGAGGAGAAATCCTTGCTACTGTACAATCCCCAGAAGGAATTGCCTTTAAATTTAGAGTTGGCTCCTAATTCATGGGTGATATCGGTAATCATTTCCATCAAAAAATTCCACGCCTTATTTTCAACAGAAGCGGATTACATCACTTTTTTAAGCGGGGAAAACAAAGACAAGAAATATTACAATGAAGGAAATGTGAGTCCGTCAATGGCGATTGTATTAAGTCAGTTGTTTCATTACAGTTTACATCCTTCCATTAAAAACTTGTATTATAAAGGAAAAGGGTACGAATTATTAAGTTTGTATTTTAATAGGACAGAAGATCCCAATGCAGAACAATGTCCGTTTCTAACTGACGAAGACAATGTGCTAAAAATAAGAAAGGCAAAGGAAATCATCATTGCCAATATGGTCGAGCCACCAGGACTACAGGAACTCGCAGATCAGGTAGGATTGAATCTAAAGAAACTAAAGATGGGTTTCAAGCAAATATACGGCGACACGGTTTACGGCTTTCTGTTTGACTACAAAATGGATTTTGCCCGAAAACTATTAGACAGCGGTTCCTATAACGTAAATGAAGTAGGACTGAAAATAGGTTACAGCACAGGAAGTCATTTCATAGCTGCTTTCAAAAAGAAATTTGCAACCACGCCCAAAAAATATTTGATGTCAATCAATCCTACAACATAA